The Brassica napus cultivar Da-Ae unplaced genomic scaffold, Da-Ae ScsIHWf_2387;HRSCAF=3085, whole genome shotgun sequence region tctgttttaatttcttcaccagacgactgaaatgtaagtcgtccaggaagtcgtctgagtaaaaaatatttaatctaattggatttttttgtctccctatataaagaaaaatttacacattctctctcctcctctcaaatggctgcaacaaaaatgtaatgttcatcattctaaaactctccaacctctctctaatctctttgacttgaaaacaccaaactttatatgaatttttcagttttgtctcatgtatttcttactaatctatctcttttacaggtttttaatcaaacagtactcatcttccattaatttaaaggtaaatctattaatgttagatatgtatttttgtgtgttctataaatgtagatttatctaatcttccactcattttctctatttttaagtcatttgaacgtttttggatatgcaggtttttcagatctggatttgatatgcaggtttttcagatctggaagacttcttggacgacttacctgttagtcgtctggacttcttggaagtcttctgactaagtcgtctggactttcaggaagtcgtctggacttccaggaagtcgtctggacttccaggaagtcgtctggacttccaggaagtcgtctggacttcagggaagtcgtctggacttcagggaagtcgtctggacttcagggaagtcgtctggacttcagggaagtcgtctgaacttcatggaagtcttctgacgaagtctccctttcataatagatctgagcgttttggtaagttcttatgtctgatttttcttcatttgggaacttcttgttgtataaagttcttacttttttcccaaactaaaactctccaaacccactctaatctctttgacttgaaaacaccaaactttatatgaattttccagttttgtctcatgtctttcttactaatctatcttttttgcagtttttaattagatggtactcatcttccactaatttaaaggtagatctattatttttagatatgtatttttgtgtgttctgtaatggtagatttatttaatctttcacacattttttctgtttttaagccatttgaacgtttttggatatgcaggtttttcagatctggatttaatatgcaggtttttcagatctggaagacttctgggacgacttacctgttagtcgtctggaagtcgtctggaagtcgtctggacttcttggaagtcttctgacaaagtcgtctggacttcttgtaaagtcgtctggacttcctgtaaagtcgtctggacttcctgtaaagtcgtctggaagtcgtctgaacttcctaaaagtcttctgacaaagtcgtctgaacttcttggaagtcgtctggacttcttagaagtcgtctggacttcttaaaagtcgtgtggtcttgtctactcaagtggaatccaagcttgtctttgtagaggaatgatctataatagttttgtttgtggtctgttttgtgaattgcatgtctactcttttagttgtgaattttttgtaaaatcagtaataatattttccaagatgtattaaatgtgctaacaatgtgtttacacatttacaaatcaatgaaataatagacttcagtagtctttttcttatctttggatctctcatatgcaataataaactccaatggtctttttctcatcttaataaacaagaatgttgctagctttatattgatacaacattttaagaagtattttaacccttcttccaactcataacaatagtcatcattattgtctataacaataatacttaagagatggaaacaaacaatagtaactagtcaaagcatatcatattttattataagtttgcgttgaaaaacttagtcaaatttagtaaaactaagggagagaacatattttgtaaatatgagttttacatatcttgaagttacttatcactcttaaaaatacaagttattcaaaaactaacgtagaagacttaaaaactagcggagaagacgcggacgacttcaatctaagttgtccagacgactaaactatacgtcgtctggtcaacacagaggttatttttgcaattgactttgaaatctgttatttcggacgactgaaaaataagtcgtctactattgtttggctaaaaaaaaactccaaaaaagctagacgacttacatttcagtcgtcataggttagttttgcatttgactggataatttcagaagtttgacttccccagacgacttacatttcagtcgtctagtgaaaattaaaataataatatttttttaaaagtagacgacttacagttaagtcgtcataggttagttttgcaattgaaaaaaaaaacttcaagatttaattatatacagacgacttataattcagtcgtccacgagacgactgaaatgtaagtcgtccaggatttacgaggtttgaccagaatctcagaaaaaaatcctggacgacttacaagtaagtcgtctcgtggacgactgaagtataagtcgtctgtgtataattaaattttgaagtttttttttcaattgcaaaactaacctatgacgacttaactgtaagtcgtctacttttaaaaaaatattattattttaattttcactagacgactgaaatgtaagtcgtctggggaagtcaaacttctgaaattatccagtcaaatgcaaaactaacctatgacgactgaaatgtaagtcgtctaggttctttggaaatttttttgaaaccaaacaaaaacagacgacttaactttcagtcgtctcaggttacagatttcaaagtcaattgcaaaaataacctctgcgttgaccagacgacttccaggtaagttgtctacagccagacgacttcccaagtaagtcgtctgacgaacaaatctggaaaaaaactcgatgtcataccttaaattggtgagataagttccttagcatacataaggcttctccaagcacacagaatcacaaacgaaagtaacccacccagaatcgttagcttctatgactctatgaaccataaaaaatttagaatcaaaatcttgggttgttttagctcattgtggagagaaagtgagagatatgttgtgtttagttcacaagaatggaaaaagaagaagggtaaatcgattttgggagcattaagagcttcaaattggttgttcatggtggttgtggtattgatgacaatggcaatcttgtaattacttgaagatgatgagggtgagagagtaaaaatgtcattttcgaaaaaaaaaaaaaaaaaaaaattgatggcatttccgtaaattatatgaacttgtggggtgaatagggcaaaaccaattttcaaaaaaaatggaggttagttttgtgtttgactttaagttataggtcaattctgcaaaaagccctaTAAATGATGTGGATATCTCTAGAGGAGTGACACATGATTGGTTAGTAAATTTTGTATCATTCTCAATATGCGAGAgtgctttaatatataaataatattattgaaatttttaaatttttggattatattttctataaatttaatTTGGACATTTCCCAATtacattcatttttatttatgaaatatgtaatatagttaaaaataacacaaatattatttatgatCTCAGTTTTGTTTAAAGCCAAGGAAGGTAACACTATTTCTACGATTATGATAAGAAATATCCGGTGAACCTCTacgttcaccaaccaataggattgtgttattttaaatttgatatcttttataaaaggaaacaaaatattgtcaagttatattatggttttaaaataaaaaaataaaataaaaaatagtagtaattacaaaaaatatttttaacgtcgttaggaaaacactaaaccctaaatcctaatccttaaaccataaatccttaaacctaaactcttgggtaaaccctaaaccgtttgataaatcctaaactctaaatcaaaaacactaagcACTAAAatactcaagggtttagggtttagggtttaggatttaggatttagggttttagtgtttagtgtttttgatttagagtttatgatttatccaagggtttagagtttacccaatgatttagggtttccgatttagggtttagggattagtgttttgctgacgacgttaaaaatattttttaaattttttttttctgtaactactatttttttttactttttattttaaaaacataatataacttgacaatattttgtttcttgttctAAAAGATGTCGAATTTGAAATAACgaaattctattggttggtgaacctagaggtgaacccaagaatataATACCAAAGACACTAGACATAATCTAGAGAAAGCCATTTCAAGGTTTAAATTatgagaaattcttgggttcaccccctagggtgaacctctagattcaccaaccaatagtaaacctctagattcaccaaccaatagtatttgagtaattgatatttgatatctttcaaaaaaggaaacaaaattgaatttccaaataagattatatttttaaaataaaacaataaaaatacataaaaatagttacaaaaaaaaaatatatattgttaaaccgttagcaaaatattaaatcatataccctaaattataaaccttaaatcttggataaaccgtaaaccattggaaaattttaaaccctaaatcatacattaaaaactaaatcttaataacactaaaccctaaacccaatcactaaaccctaaacccaatcataaaccctgaacccttggataaatcataaactctagggtttaaaaaagtgtttgatgaaatgtaatctaattttgatatttaattttattttcttttttaaaagatatcaaatatctgaTATTCGAACACTATTGATTGGTAAATCTAGAGGTTCATCTAgtgggtgaacccaagaatttctcttaAATTATTATTACGATTAATTAAGAACATCAGTAGCTAGCTGCTCTGCGCATCTAAAAGTCATAAGCAAACATTCAATAAATACGAAGTGTACTATCTACATTCAACAATGATAcgcaatatataaaattaactagagcttgacccgcgtAATCgcacaaatatttattttcatttaataagtacattttttgttttatataaataatattatatatttataatttcaaatattatgtatttgttTAATATGACATTTCAAAGCATAATAGTTAAggaaaatatgttttagtttattttttgatGTGTGTGATTTTTtccacaaaattaaaatatctgcaaaaaatagtatttaatatgttttgatattttttttgtagatgataaatatatttaaatttataatctgTTATgtaaaacattaaatatttatatttttaatttcctAACCTGTTATGTAAATACTTATCATGcattttaataagaaaattatattatacttGTTAAAACGAGTAATTTGTCAGAGTGagtaattgtattttttgtatttctattattataaaattaatttgattttaatttattgactttaacattattatatgtagaaatttattttatatgaacttTGTTTTGGAAAGGAGGTCCTTTGCTTTACATATTAAAGTTTATACAGTATTATTGTGcaataaatttaagatttatcatAAATCTGTTGTGAATTCGAATTAGGAAATTATgtattaaattagaaaaatatataaaatttaaatgtagatttattaattatttcaatGGCATTGACTTGTAAATAAGCTGTATTTTTTATGGTGAgttcatatttataattctcttttaataagatagaagTCTCACGAATCATacttttaaatcaagccaaagTCCTAACGCTGGCCAAACTAATTCAAGCACTAAACATAGTGATCTATTGGAGAATGTAGAATTTGGTTTAGGCAAATTGTATAGCTTGgtttacagttttaatataaagaTCATTGTCTCACATACATATTATAAATCAAATTGAGTGTGAGGGGTAAAGGAGTATGTCATACAACTTGAATGTTTTGTCATTCACTGGAAAAAATTTatttccaaaatagcagaagaaaagaaataaataaaacatataaaatagttttctaTAAAATAGAAGTACATGAACATAATAAAACGAGTTTTTGCTTGCGTTCGCATAAGACATACAAACAGCATGAGAAGAAAATAATCTCAAAGTGATAAAAAGACTTATTCTCGAAAGCCCTACAATGGCTAAATCCTCTTTTCCAATATCTCAcactatcaaaaaaaaaaaaaaacaaaagaaacatataaCCTCTAGTACAATCTGCCTCAAAACACCAAACCTTAAAAGACATAACcccaagaacaagaagaagaaccattACATGACAATAAAGAAAACTAAGGAAGAAGGatcattgttttcttttcttttttgggtttttatttGAACTCTTCTTATGTATTACTGCCTCGCCGGAGACTTGACACCAGTTTCTACTGTCCCtcatttaaagaaagaaaaaaacaaaaataggaaAAAAGGGAAAAAGCAGAGAAGAAGCCTAAGAGGAGGACCAATGAATTTAGAAAACCAAACCATGAGGGGATTTTTCTGGTTAGCTCTAGCTGATGATGATATGATCAAGTTTTTGTCCTCATGGGCTTTTGCTTTGTATGAAAGATAATCTAAAAGATTCGCCAAAAGACACAACAGATCCTTCACCTTGATGGAGCCTCGCCTACAATATATCGTGGTAAAACAAAAACGAATGTACTAAGTAGCAATTCCTGCATCACAAAGGcgaagaaatggagaaactaTTCAGAGCAGTATGAGACCAGTCATGTTCCTCTACTTCCCAGAGACTATGGTGTGCGCAATGCATAAGGTTAAGCCAGAAAATAGAAGAGGATCATCAAAATCTAAGCATACATAGTTAGATACAGTTGATTTAGAACCATTCCTATTTTATTACCTTAGTTATCAACTAGCTCATGGCATTCTCTAAGCATAGAATCAACGTGTTAAAGCAAAATTACCTCTGTTTGGTTGTCTCTTGTAACTGCCAACATAACCTGGAGATGAACTTCTAGCTGACACATCAGAAGAAGGACCTCCTCCAATCCCATAGCTAAAAGAAGCAGGCCCTTCTGCCTCAGGAGTTGGTGATCTCCAAGTGGGATCACTATACACTGCACCATTCCCATAAAACTCTGCAAGTCCTGCTCCATCATAACCCGCCGAGGCAGAAGAGAAGGAAGACGACGGTGCTGCCTTGCTAGGCCCTATGCTCCTTGCTGCATACCCAAAACCAGATTCACCGTTTCCTCCATAACCAAACTTCGCATTCTCGTTACCAACAGCATTGTTTcctccacctccacctccaGGAGCACCCCAGTTTCCAAACGGCCCGCCGCTAAGCGTGTTGTTGTTCCCACTTGTTGATCCTCCTCCTCCCATGTATGTATTggagtttgagtttgagtttgcagcgttgttgttgttgttgttatagcTAAGACCACCGTTGTTTCCCCATAGGTTCCTTGTAACCGAACTGAAGAAGGACGAgttccctcctcctcctccttcacaACCAACAGCAGGACCAGGACCAAACCGGTTCGTGTTCCCAATGTAGTAAGGACTCATCCCTCGCCCATAGTCTAGGTTTCCATTACCTCCAGTGAACCCTGTGGGCAACCCCTGATCAAAGTTCATATTCATCCCATAGCCAGAACCGAAATTCGCAAACCCGCTTCTCCCAGCACCAACCGGACTAAACCGGCCATCCATCCTAAGCCCGTAGCCACCAACCGCACCCGGATTAAACCCTTGAGCATATCCATTCAAGAGGTTATTAACCCTATTAACACCATAGCTGTAGCCAGCACCAAGAGGGCTACGAGCTGGACCTGGAGACATCTCCTTCGGCACAGCCCTCTTAACCTCAACCATTTTACCGTTGAGCTCATGGAACGTCTTGAGCAGCACTTTATCAACGGCCTCCTCGGTGTCGTAAGTTATGAATCCGAAACCTCTAGGCCTTTGTGTGTTGTGGTCGTACATAACAACCACGTCTGTTGTTGTCCCGAACTGCTCAAAGTAGGTCTTGAAATCGCTCTCTGTGACGGAGGAAGGTAGCCCTCCGACGAATATCTTCCTTGTCCGAGCTCCTGGACCAGGTGATCCTTGGATGCTGCTGCTGTTGCTTCTAGTTACCATGTTCTGGTCATCTCTAGGAACAGCCTTCTTGGCTTcaacctacaaaaaaaaaacaaaaaatttaaaacttactTCTTCCCAAAAACACAATCAAACAAGGAAAGAAACACAAAACATGATAAATATGATCAATTTCAAGGCTTGATTGCATAAAGAAGCTTCAAAAACAAGTTACATTGTACAGAATCAAAGCCTAGAAGAGTGTTAGCATGAGAGAACCATACCAATCTTCCATCGATATGATGCTTCTCTGTAATAACAAACTCAGCAACAGCTGGATCAGCAAAGACAACAAAGCCGAAGCCACGTGCACGACCAGTGGTGCGATCTTTCAAGATCACAGCTTCGATGACTTCACCAAAGGTGCTGAAATACTCCTTGAGACGTTCCTCATTGGTGTCCCAAGATATCCCTCCGATGAACAGCTTTCCATTGTCGGATTGCATTTTTGCCTCTGCAACACAAAGacacaacagaaaaaaaaaagttgtaagaaAATCGAACACACAAGCTTATGTcagattcaaaaaaaaacataaaagcttTTTTCCAGATTTGATCGATTCTCGGAATCTGATCAATCAAACACATCTGGAAACGACCAAAAGAGCAACTCGGATTCAATCTAGGAACATCAGATCTGTCGGGGAGTTTGATCAACGAATCAAAAAACATGAATCAAAATCTCAGATCAAAAGAATCAAACTTTCGAAAACCCACCAATCAGATTAAGAAAACCCAGATGCTGAATCTCGTCTAAGATCTGAGGATAGGCACGATTTGAATAGAGGGCATAACTCGAACCTGCCCCCTTTTCTCCGCAGAAACGAAAAAACACAAATGATAATGGTTCTGTTCAATCCGATTCAAACCGATTTAACTCAATTTCAATGGCGTCAATCAAAAACGTACTGAGAACGCGTTctaagatagagagagagagaaggaggggGAGGAGGAGGAAGGGAGAGAGATGTAGAGATAGAAAGACAAAAGGCTTTTCGGgtgcaagaagaagaagatatgtcTGTCTCtctgtatttatatattaaggTTAAGATTTTTTTACCATTACAAAGCTATGTGCGTTTGTAATAAGGAATTTGCGGAGTTTTGTTTTCCCTTTCCAATTTTATTACACGCAACTTTTTGTTTACTATTGTTGCCAGAAAAAGAAAGggaaatataaatagtttggCAAAACACCGGATTTTAACACCCCctaaatatttgaatatttatatttccctttatatttatataaagttgTTTACTATTTATATTTGGAAATATAAATAGTAAACAACTTTccactactttttttttgtatcttaaACAAAAAAGTAGATTAATTAGAATATTGCCACTATGTCTAAAAACAATGTATTGAGTAAAAATTGCAATTATTGGTGTTTATTCACataattaattatgtaaaaaaGCTTGTGATAGTCTTGCTATTAAATTTTAACATTCATTTAGTTTTACTGTAAAAACAATTGTTATGATTATTATCCCTTTTTTGTTACTGCATTTTACATTGGAAATtacaatttcaaaaaatttattattattcaaTTTTGGTAAATTATATCGGATAATTTAACGGTCATAAAGAACATTAAAGTATGTGAGATTGTGATCTGTTGTACACGTTGCGATGTAGATGAAGAATCTATAAATCACGCTTTTAAAAAAGTTCTTATACGGTTTAAACATAGGCGTTACCAACTATTCAATCAGACCAAAACATATTTTCGACAACCTCGATCTTTACggatataaattattaattaaaaaaaacttcgaAAAGATACAAAATAACGTTTACgtagataatatgatttatatGGAACagtataaatgataaaaaaaattaacaataagAATTGAAATGCGAAAGATACATTATACATGgtaaagattaaaaaattagtGGAAAAGCACACAAAAATTAACAAACAGAAAGAGGTTCATTTTTCCTCCATTGTCAATGGAATTGATGCTTGCTCGAGAGGGATTGCATCTATCAACAAAGCCTATAAATACAAAGCCCGGTCCATCCTTaagaagtaaataaaaataactcggCCTAATCAATCAGGCAGATTGAACAGCCGATtataaaaagagaagagagaacgaGAGAAGCATTAAAAAACTAGAGAAGACATAAGAAATTATAACAAGAAGAGAGAACGAGAGGAGTAATAAGGTTTTCGATCCCCATTGGCCaccatataatttaatattacacTTTTAAGCCCTATAAAATAATCAGTTGACCTCGGTCGCCGGATACTGTGGTGCAAAGTGTCCGGCTACCACATTGCCTGACCCGAGTTTAGAATACTTTTTAACGAATGTCAGGGATTGAACCGATCATTTGTTACGATACGATCCACCCTGTAAATCATTTGGGCCAAAGCCCAACTCAAACTGGCCAAGTGATGATAATTTAGTTACGAGAGGGAATCGAACATAGGACTGATGTGGATATACACTAAGTCCCAAGAGATTGCCACTAGACTACCACCGCTTAGTAATCAGTTAGTtaggtatttataaattttagtagTTTAtgcattttgttttaaaaattatactccctctgtttctgaAAGAAGTATTTTCTAGAGTATTCAcgtatattaagaaaacaattaactttttataattgaatttattatttattttactatacatttttcaataaatattcaaccaattcaaatatttttaattaatgtttcttaaaagtatacaacttttcaacattaactattaaaaataccttaaaattttagaaaatctatcattttggaacaaaaaataaatgtagAAAATCCTACTTTCAGGAACagaagagtatattttattttctctctctatatatatatattgatataatataatcACCACGACCAAAAATGGAGTTAACCTAATCATGTAGTTACGCAAAAAT contains the following coding sequences:
- the LOC125600763 gene encoding heterogeneous nuclear ribonucleoprotein 1-like isoform X2 is translated as MQSDNGKLFIGGISWDTNEERLKEYFSTFGEVIEAVILKDRTTGRARGFGFVVFADPAVAEFVITEKHHIDGRLVEAKKAVPRDDQNMVTRSNSSSIQGSPGPGARTRKIFVGGLPSSVTESDFKTYFEQFGTTTDVVVMYDHNTQRPRGFGFITYDTEEAVDKVLLKTFHELNGKMVEVKRAVPKEMSPGPARSPLGAGYSYGVNRVNNLLNGYAQGFNPGAVGGYGLRMDGRFSPVGAGRSGFANFGSGYGMNMNFDQGLPTGFTGGNGNLDYGRGMSPYYIGNTNRFGPGPAVGCEGGGGGNSSFFSSVTRNLWGNNGGLSYNNNNNNAANSNSNSNTYMGGGGSTSGNNNTLSGGPFGNWGAPGGGGGGNNAVGNENAKFGYGGNGESGFGYAARSIGPSKAAPSSSFSSASAGYDGAGLAEFYGNGAVYSDPTWRSPTPEAEGPASFSYGIGGGPSSDVSARSSSPGYVGSYKRQPNRGIAT
- the LOC125600763 gene encoding heterogeneous nuclear ribonucleoprotein 1-like isoform X1, encoding MQSDNGKLFIGGISWDTNEERLKEYFSTFGEVIEAVILKDRTTGRARGFGFVVFADPAVAEFVITEKHHIDGRLVEAKKAVPRDDQNMVTRSNSSSIQGSPGPGARTRKIFVGGLPSSVTESDFKTYFEQFGTTTDVVVMYDHNTQRPRGFGFITYDTEEAVDKVLLKTFHELNGKMVEVKRAVPKEMSPGPARSPLGAGYSYGVNRVNNLLNGYAQGFNPGAVGGYGLRMDGRFSPVGAGRSGFANFGSGYGMNMNFDQGLPTGFTGGNGNLDYGRGMSPYYIGNTNRFGPGPAVGCEGGGGGNSSFFSSVTRNLWGNNGGLSYNNNNNNAANSNSNSNTYMGGGGSTSGNNNTLSGGPFGNWGAPGGGGGGNNAVGNENAKFGYGGNGESGFGYAARSIGPSKAAPSSSFSSASAGYDGAGLAEFYGNGAVYSDPTWRSPTPEAEGPASFSYGIGGGPSSDVSARSSSPGYVGSYKRQPNRGEAPSR